One window of the Streptomyces sp. ITFR-21 genome contains the following:
- the def gene encoding peptide deformylase — translation MRYGAIPGSTGTVHRLRLFGEPGLHTPCAEVTAFDGGLARLVEDMFATMYAAGGVGLAANQIGVPLRVFVYDCPDDEDRRHLGHLVNPRPVRTGGVEVTGAEGCLSLPGVECGTRRHDEAVVEGFDMWGGPVAVAGTGFFARCLQHECDHLEGTVFTDRLRGPRRARARWAVRRAARTGALPAGPGG, via the coding sequence ATGCGATACGGCGCCATCCCCGGCAGCACCGGTACCGTCCACCGGCTGCGGCTGTTCGGCGAACCCGGGCTGCACACGCCGTGCGCCGAGGTCACCGCCTTCGACGGCGGACTCGCGCGGCTGGTGGAGGACATGTTCGCCACCATGTACGCGGCCGGCGGGGTGGGGCTGGCCGCCAACCAGATCGGGGTGCCCCTGCGGGTCTTCGTCTACGACTGCCCCGACGACGAGGACCGCCGCCACCTCGGGCACCTGGTCAACCCCCGGCCGGTCCGGACCGGCGGCGTCGAGGTCACCGGCGCCGAGGGCTGCCTGTCGCTGCCCGGCGTCGAGTGCGGCACCCGCCGCCACGACGAGGCCGTGGTGGAGGGCTTCGACATGTGGGGCGGGCCGGTGGCGGTGGCCGGCACCGGGTTCTTCGCCCGCTGCCTGCAGCACGAGTGCGACCACCTGGAGGGGACGGTCTTCACCGACCGGCTGCGCGGGCCGCGCCGGGCGCGGGCGCGGTGGGCGGTCCGCCGGGCGGCCCGCACCGGCGCCCTGCCGGCCGGCCCCGGCGGCTGA
- a CDS encoding MurT ligase domain-containing protein has protein sequence MAGNSEPLTPRAKLAVTAGRAAAAVSRAAGKGSGSVIGGKVALRFDPDLLARLARHLDVVLVSATNGKTTTTRLLAEALRANGPVVSNALGANMPAGITSALAGGSDARYGVIEVDEKYLAGVARDVAPKAIALLNLSRDQLDRAAETRMLAEKWREGLAGSEAIIIANADDPLITWAASSSPTVVWVAAGQEWKDDAWSCPSCGGVLQRPSENWFCAECGFRRPTPTWALSGDHVIDPYGVAWPIHLQLPGRANKSNAAVSAAAAAAFGVDPKVALERMYKVQAVAGRYDVVSYRQREMRLLLAKNPAGWLETFSLIDRPPTPVILSVNARGADGTDTSWLWDVDYTRLAGHPIQVIGDRKMDLAVRLEVAGLQFQVCADLDEAVRSAPPGRIETIANYTAFQDLRRRVGN, from the coding sequence ATGGCAGGCAACTCGGAGCCGCTCACGCCGCGGGCCAAGCTGGCCGTGACGGCGGGCAGGGCCGCGGCAGCGGTGTCGCGCGCGGCGGGCAAGGGCAGCGGGTCGGTGATCGGCGGCAAGGTCGCGCTGCGGTTCGACCCCGATCTGCTGGCCAGACTCGCCCGGCACCTGGACGTGGTGCTGGTCTCGGCCACCAACGGCAAGACCACCACCACCCGGCTGCTCGCCGAGGCGCTGCGCGCCAACGGCCCGGTGGTCTCCAACGCGCTGGGCGCCAACATGCCGGCCGGCATCACCTCCGCGCTGGCCGGCGGTTCCGACGCCCGCTACGGCGTGATCGAGGTCGACGAGAAGTACCTGGCCGGCGTGGCCAGGGACGTCGCCCCCAAGGCGATCGCGCTGCTCAACCTGTCCCGCGACCAGCTGGACCGGGCGGCGGAGACCCGGATGCTCGCCGAGAAGTGGCGCGAGGGGCTGGCCGGCTCCGAGGCGATCATCATCGCCAACGCCGACGACCCGCTGATCACCTGGGCGGCCTCGTCCAGCCCCACCGTCGTGTGGGTGGCGGCCGGCCAGGAGTGGAAGGACGACGCCTGGTCGTGCCCGTCGTGCGGTGGCGTGCTCCAGCGCCCGTCCGAGAACTGGTTCTGCGCGGAGTGCGGCTTCCGCCGGCCGACCCCGACCTGGGCGCTGTCCGGCGACCACGTCATCGACCCGTACGGCGTGGCCTGGCCGATCCACCTCCAGCTGCCGGGCCGGGCCAACAAGTCCAACGCGGCGGTGTCCGCGGCGGCCGCCGCCGCGTTCGGCGTGGACCCCAAGGTCGCGCTGGAGCGGATGTACAAGGTGCAGGCGGTCGCCGGCCGCTACGACGTGGTGTCGTACCGGCAGCGCGAGATGCGGCTGCTGCTGGCGAAGAACCCGGCCGGCTGGCTGGAGACGTTCTCGCTGATCGACCGCCCGCCGACGCCGGTGATCCTGTCGGTGAACGCGCGCGGCGCGGACGGCACCGACACGTCCTGGCTGTGGGATGTGGACTACACCCGGCTGGCCGGGCACCCGATCCAGGTGATCGGGGACCGCAAGATGGACCTGGCGGTGCGCCTGGAGGTGGCCGGGCTCCAGTTCCAGGTCTGCGCCGACCTGGACGAGGCGGTACGGTCCGCGCCGCCCGGCCGGATCGAGACGATCGCCAACTACACGGCCTTCCAGGACCTGCGCCGCCGGGTCGGGAACTGA